From the genome of Amycolatopsis granulosa:
GTCGTTGAGCCGGTCGACGTCGACGGTGGCGTAGCGGTACAGGGTGGATGAGGTGAACTCGACGGTGCCGATCATGCCGGCGCCGGCGTCTTCCTCGGGATCGTCGCGTTTGTGGTCGTCGACGGCGGTGTAGTAGTCGTACTCGGTGGCGGCCTCGTGCACGCTCAGCGCGTGGGCTACCTGCGCGGCGGCGTCGACGTTGAGATCGGTGTTGTCGGCGACCATCCGCCCAAACAACGCGATGTCAATCGAGTGCGCCTGGTCGGCGCGTGCCTTTGCTTCCTTTTTGTCCACCACGACCGCGGCGTCGCCAGCCTCCTTGGCGGCGGTGATCGCAAGCGCGGCCAACGACACGAGCTGGGCACGGGAGAGAAACAGCAGGTATGCGGACTCCTCCAACGGGGGTTCGCCGTTCTTTTTCCGCGGTTCCTTTAACTTGATGCCCGCGGCTTCCAATGTCGTCTTCGCCAGCACCGCGGATCGTTCCGCGTGCGCGGGAGACCGGGTGGCGATGGTTTCGGCAAGCAGCTCGACCACACGCTTGGTGCGCACGCCAAGTTTCGCGGTCTCCACCATGGCAGTAAAGGCGTCGCGAGTGGCCCGCTTCCACGCTTGGCTGGATACCCGGGCCCGCCGGGTGCCGCCGT
Proteins encoded in this window:
- the cas7e gene encoding type I-E CRISPR-associated protein Cas7/Cse4/CasC, coding for MTRTIVDIHVLQTVPPSNINRDDTGSPKTATYGGTRRARVSSQAWKRATRDAFTAMVETAKLGVRTKRVVELLAETIATRSPAHAERSAVLAKTTLEAAGIKLKEPRKKNGEPPLEESAYLLFLSRAQLVSLAALAITAAKEAGDAAVVVDKKEAKARADQAHSIDIALFGRMVADNTDLNVDAAAQVAHALSVHEAATEYDYYTAVDDHKRDDPEEDAGAGMIGTVEFTSSTLYRYATVDVDRLNDNLGDPAATREAVETFVRAFVTSMPTGKQNTFANRTLPDAVLVLVRETQSINLIGAFEDAITDRDNGSRITAAVGRLADHGREVHEAYDEQPVAGWSVGVGERTAELGELGQRTTLDTLITSLGDTVADRVQATL